Part of the Streptomyces antimycoticus genome, GTGATCGGTGTCGTGATAGCCGCCGTCGTGCTGCTGGTCACCTTCGGTTCGCTGGTCGCCGCTGGGCTGCCGTTGCTGACCGCTCTCATCGGCGTGGGCGTGAGCACGGCCACCATCCTGACCCTGTCCCAGGCGCTGGGTCTGTCCACGACGACCGGCACCCTGGCGATGATGCTGGGCCTCGCGGTGGGCATCGACTACGCCCTGTTCGTCGTCTCCCGCTACCGCGAGGAGCGCGCCAAGGGCCGTGCGCCACAGGAGGCGGTCGGTCTGGCGGTCGGCACGGCCGGTTCCGCCGTCGTGTTCGCCGGGCTCACCGTGGTCATCGCGCTGGCCGGACTCGCGGTGGTCGGCATCCCGATGCTCACCAAGATGGGCCTGGCCGCGGCGGGCGCGGTCGTCGTCGCCGTATTGATCGCGCTGACGCTGGTCCCGGCGCTCCTGGGCTTCTGGCCGAACGCTGTGCTCCGGCGGCGCGCCCGCAAGAGCGGACGGATCGAGGAAGAGGGCACCCGGAACAACGGGGGCAGCCGCTGGGCGCGGTTCGTCCTGCGGCGTCCGCTGCCCGTGCTGCTGCTCGGCGTGGTGGGCCTCGGAGCCCTCGCGGTGCCGATGACCGCCCTGCAGCTCGGCATGCCCGGGGACGAGGCCAAGTCGACCTCCACCACCGAGCGCCGGGCCTACGACGCGCTCGCCGAGGCTTTCGGACCGGGCTTCAACGGGCCGCTGACCGTCGTCGTGGACGCGAAAGCCAACACAGACGCGAAGGGCGCGGCCAACGCGAAGGGCGCCGCCGCAACCGTCGCGAAGGAACTCCGCGGCACCGAAGGCGTCATCTCCGTCTCCCCGCCCCGCTTCAACGAGGCCCGTGACACGGCCGTCCTCCAGGTCGTGCCGTCCACGGCGCCGACCGATGAGAAGACCAAGGACCTGGTCACGACCATTCGGGGCGAGCGGCCCGGAGTCGAGTCCGAGACCGGGGCGACCTTCGAGGTCACGGGCACCACCGCGCTGAACATCGACATCTCCGACAAGGTGCAGGCCGCGCTGATCCCTTACCTGGTCGTCGTCGTGGGTCTCGCGATCGTGCTCCTGCTGGTGGTCTTCCGGTCCCTGCTCGTCCCGCTGAAGGCGGCCCTCGGCTTCCTGCTGTCGGTGCTGGCCTCCCTCGGCGTGGTCGTCCTCGTCTTCCAGCAGGGCCATGGCGCCGGACTCCTGGGCGTGGAACAGACCGGCCCGATCATGAGCCTGATGCCGATCTTCCTGGTGGGCATCGTCTTCGGCCTGGCCATGGACTACGAGGTGTTCCTCGTCTCGCGGATGCGGGAGGCGTACGTCCACGGCGAGGGACCCGGCCAGGCGATCACATCCGGCTTCCGGCACAGCGCCCGCGTGGTGGTGGCCGCCGCGCTGATCATGATCGCGGTGTTCGCCGGGTTCGTCGGCGAGAGCGACTCCATGATCAAGATGATCGGGTTCGGACTCGCCTCCGCCGTCCTGTTCGACGCCTTCGTCGTACGGATGGCGATCGTTCCCGCCGTGCTCGCCCTGCTCGGCGACCGGGCCTGGTGGCTGCCGAAGTGGCTGGACCGGCTGCTGCCCAACGTCGACGTGGAGGGTGAGGCCCTCAGCCGCCGAGGGGAAGCGGACGGGGGAGCGGGCCAGGGAACAGACCAGGAAGCAGGCTCGGAGGCGGACCCGGATCCGGCCGGGACGCCCGGCCGCGAAGTGGCCCGCACCTGAGACGACTGCCCTGCCGACCCCACCGACCGGGGCCACCCGTGGCGAACGCCATGGGCGGTCCCGGCAGCCGTTCGCGCGGGGAGCGGGGAAACGGTCACGATGGCCCGAGAGCAACGACCGGAGAGCCCGATGAGTACCTTGAGCGTTACACGGACCGTTTCGAGCAGTACGCCGACCGCTACCCCCGCGTCGTCGACGTGGTGCTCGTCCTGGCACTGATGGGCGGTGCGACCCTCGGCAGCAATCTCAGCCTGCCCGGCGCCGACCCACCCGGCCAGGACAGGACCGCCATCGTCCTCATGGGCGTGTCCTGCCTCGCCCTCTTGAAGTACCGCACCCACCCGCGCACCGCCGTCGTCGTGACCGCGGTCTGCACCGTGATCGCGATCTCGCGGGGGTATCTGCTCACCCCCCTGCTGCTGGGCCCCGTCATGGCGGCGCTCTACTGGCTGGCCACGCTCACCGACCGCAAGACCACACGCGTCTTCGGCGTCACCACCACGGCGGCGCTGATGGCTGCGGCGGTATTCGCCGACTCCATGGACAGCCACTCCCTGCTGCTCAGGACGATCGGTCCCTTCTTCTGGCTGCTGCTGCCGCTCGCCGCCGGCAACATGACCCGGCTGCGGCGCGCCTACCTGGCATCGGTGCAGGCCCGCGCCGAACACGCCGAGCGCACCCGGGAGGAGGAGGCCCGGCTGCGCGTCACGGAAGAGCGCATGCGCATCGCCCGCGAGCTGCACGACGTCGTGGCCCACCACCTGGCCCTGGCCAACGCGCAGGCGGGTACGGCCGCCCACCTCGCGCTCACCAGCCCGCAGCAGACGAAGAAGATCCTCACCGACCTCACCGGCACCACCTCCTCCGCACTGCGCGAGCTGTAGGCCACGCTGGGACTGCTGCGCCAGAACGACGACCCGGCCTGCGCATCGCTGGAGCCGTCCCCCGGCCTGGCCCGTCTGCCCGAACTGGTCTCGGCGTGTGCGTCCGCGGGGCTCACCGTCACGGTCACCACCACAGGGGAGCCGCGCCCGCTCTCCCCCGGAGTGGACCTGACCGCGTTCCGGATCGTGCAGGAGGCGCTCACCAACGTCACCAAGCACGCCGCCGCGGACGCCGCACACGTACGCATCGCCTACGCCGGATCCCGTTTGCTGATCACGGTCAGCAACGACGGTCCGGACACCACAGGCACCATGGGCCACACCGATGCCGCCGAGACCGGGCCGAGCCGGGGCTTCGGCGTCATGGGCATGCGCGAACGCGCCCACACCATCGGCGGCGAACTCCGCGCGGGCCCCCGCCCGGAAGGCGGCTTCGAGGTCACCACCGCGCTGCCGCTCCAGCCCTCGGCACCCGAGACGGCACCCGAGACGGCACCCCAAGCGGCACCCCAGTCGGCACCCGAGGCGGCTCCCCCGGCGCCCGTAGCCGCCGCAGATGTTCCAGCAGGAGGAGAAGAGTCATGACCATCAGGGTGCTGCTCGCCGACGACCAGGCCCTGCTGCGGGCCACCTTCCGGATCCTGATCGACTCCTGCGAGGACATGACGGTGGTCGGCGAGGCATCGGACGGCGCGGAGGCGCTGGAACTGACCCGCGCCCACCATCCCGACATCGTCCTCATGGACATCCGGATGCCGGGCACGGACGGTCTCGCCGCCACCTCCGCGATCTGCGCCGACCCCGAGCTGGCCGCCACCCGCGTCCTCATCCTGACGACGTTCGAGACCGAGGACTATGTCGCCCAGGCGCTGCGCGCCGGTGCCAGCGGCTTCCTCGGCAAGGACGTCACCGCCGACACTCTGCTGGCCGGTCTGCGCACGGTGGCCTCCGGCGAGGCGCTGCTGTCACCCGCCGCGACCCGCACCCTCATCACGAACTTCCTCATGTCCCCCGCCCCCGAC contains:
- a CDS encoding MMPL family transporter — its product is MATFLYRVGRLAFRRRWYVALVWAAVLAAVGLGALKAPGASDDGFSMPGIESQKAFDLMEQRFPGATADGATARVVFVAPGGEKVTGTENKRAVEKAVADLADGPRVASAVDPFQAKAVSEDGTTAYATVTYKVAADDLTDADRTRLERAIHTAQDSGLTVEAGGSAMDDGGGAGGAAEVIGVVIAAVVLLVTFGSLVAAGLPLLTALIGVGVSTATILTLSQALGLSTTTGTLAMMLGLAVGIDYALFVVSRYREERAKGRAPQEAVGLAVGTAGSAVVFAGLTVVIALAGLAVVGIPMLTKMGLAAAGAVVVAVLIALTLVPALLGFWPNAVLRRRARKSGRIEEEGTRNNGGSRWARFVLRRPLPVLLLGVVGLGALAVPMTALQLGMPGDEAKSTSTTERRAYDALAEAFGPGFNGPLTVVVDAKANTDAKGAANAKGAAATVAKELRGTEGVISVSPPRFNEARDTAVLQVVPSTAPTDEKTKDLVTTIRGERPGVESETGATFEVTGTTALNIDISDKVQAALIPYLVVVVGLAIVLLLVVFRSLLVPLKAALGFLLSVLASLGVVVLVFQQGHGAGLLGVEQTGPIMSLMPIFLVGIVFGLAMDYEVFLVSRMREAYVHGEGPGQAITSGFRHSARVVVAAALIMIAVFAGFVGESDSMIKMIGFGLASAVLFDAFVVRMAIVPAVLALLGDRAWWLPKWLDRLLPNVDVEGEALSRRGEADGGAGQGTDQEAGSEADPDPAGTPGREVART
- a CDS encoding response regulator transcription factor, with product MTIRVLLADDQALLRATFRILIDSCEDMTVVGEASDGAEALELTRAHHPDIVLMDIRMPGTDGLAATSAICADPELAATRVLILTTFETEDYVAQALRAGASGFLGKDVTADTLLAGLRTVASGEALLSPAATRTLITNFLMSPAPDAHLAPPERLSELTGREREVMGLAAEGRSNTEIAEILTLSPLTVRTHIHRAMMKLGARDRAQLVVIAYQTGLVQAAPPAP